Below is a window of Streptomyces sp. ITFR-16 DNA.
CCGAGCGCGACGCCGTCCTGCGCGTGATGCGCGAGCGCCGCGACATCCGCAACGGCTTCCGCAGCGACCCCATCCCGCACGAGGTCCTGCTGCGCGTGCTGGAGGCGGCCCACACCGCGCCCAGCGTCGGCCACTCCCAGCCCTGGGACTTCGTGGTGATCCGCTCGGCGGAGACCCGCCGGTCCATGCACGAGCTGGCCCAGCAGCAGCGCGAGGCGTACGCCCAGTCGCTGCCGAAGGCCCGGGCCAAGCAGTTCAAGGAACTGAAGATCGAGGCCATCCTCGACACCCCGGTCAACATCGTCGTCACCGCCGACCCGACGCGGGGCGGCCGGCACACCCTCGGCCGGCACACCCAGCCGCAGATGGCCCCGTACTCCTCGGCGCTCGCCGTGGAGAACCTGTGGCTCGCAGCCCGCGCCGAAGGGCTCGGCGTCGGCTGGGTCAGCTTCTTCGACGAGCGCGAGATGGTCCGGGCGCTCGGCCTGCCCGAACACCTCGAAGTGGTCGCGTACCTCTGTGTGGGCTACGTCGACGAGTTCCCCGAGGACCCCGAGCTGGTGCAGGCGGGCTGGTCCAAGCGCCGTCCGCTGTCCTGGGTCGTGCACGAGGAGACGTACGGCCGCCGTGCCCTGCCCGGCGCGGAGCCGCACGACCTCCTCCAGGAGACCATCTCCAACATCCGGCCGCTGGACGCCAAGGCGCTCGGTGAGGCCTGGGAGCGCCAGAAGCGGATGACCAAGCCGGCCGGTGCGCTCGGCATGCTGGAGATCATCTCGGCCCAGCTGTCCGGGCTCTCCCGGATGTGCCCGCCGCCGATCCCCGAGCCCGCGGCCGTCGCGATCTTCGCCGGCGACCACGGGGTGCACGCCCAGGGCGTCACCGCCTGGCCCCAGGAGGTCACGGCCCAGATGGTGGCCAACTTCCTCGGCGGCGGCGCGGTCTGCAACGCCTTCGCCGCCCAGGTGGGCGCCGAGGTCTGCGTGGTCGACGTCGGCGTGGCCACGGAGCTGCCCGCGACGCCGGGCCTGCTGCCCCGCAAGGTGCGCGCCGGCACGGCGGACTTCACGACCGGTCCCGCGCTCACCCGCGAGGAGGTCCTCGCGGCGATCGAGGTCGGCATCGAGACCGCCCGCGATCTGGTCGCGGCGGGCAACAAGGGCCTGCTCACCGGCGAGATGGGCATCGCCAACACCACGGCGTCGGCCGCCCTGATCTGCGTCTACACGGGGATGGACCCGGCCGAGGTCACCGGCCGGGGGACCGGCATCAACGACGAGATGCACGCCCGCAAGGTCGATGTCGTACGCCGTGCGCTCGACCTGCACCAGCCGGACCCGGCCGACCCGATCGGCGTCCTGGCGGCCGTGGGCGGCCTGGAGCACGCGGCGATGGCCGGGTTCCTCCTCGGCGGCGCCTCGCTGCGTACGCCGGTCGTCCTCGACGGGGTGAGCGCGGGCGCGGCGGCCCTGGTCGCCCGGGCCATCGCGCCGGAGGCGCTGGCGGCCTGCATCGCCGGCCACCGCAGCGCGGAGCCCGGCCATGTCGCGGCGCTCAACAAGCTGGGCCTGCGCCCGCTGGTCGACCTCGACCTCCGCCTGGGCGAGGGGACCGGGGCGCTGCTGGCCCTGCCCATCGTGCAGAGCGCCGCGCGGGCGATGCACGAGGTGGCGACGTTCGACTCGGCAGGCGTCACGGAGAAGTAGCGCGCCCGGACCCCGCTCCTCAGTCGCCGCAGAGGCTTGGAACCACTCAGCCTCGCCGGCGTTCGAGGCGCGGGGTCCGGGCGGAGCCCCGGTCACGGGAAGGGGCGGGGCGGGGAACAGGCCCGCTGCGGGCGCCCCCACCGGCCGCCCCCGACCACCCCCGCACCCCACCCCGTATCGTGAATCCCGCACGTCACAGCCGCTCCAGCGCCGCAGCGGCCGCGCACCCCGCATCGCACGAGGAGCCCGCACCGCCATGGCCGAGCACGCCGATCGCCCCGCCTACCCCGTCGGACTGCGCCTGAGCGGGCGCCGCGTAGTCGTCGTCGGCGGCGGCCAGGTCGCCCAGCGCCGTCTGCCCGCCCTCATCGCGGCCGGCGCCGACATCGTCCTCGTGTCGCCGGCCGCCACCCCGTCCGTCGAGGCGATGGCCGACGCCGGCGAGATCCGCTGGGAGCGCCGCCCCTATGCCGACGGGGACCTCGCCGACACCTGGTACGCCCTGATCGCCTCCGACGACACCGAGGCCAACGACGCGGCATCCGCCGAGGCCGAGCGCACCCGCACCTGGTGCGTCCGCAGTGACAACGCGGACGCCGCCACCGCCTGGACGCCCGCCACCGGCCGCAGCGAGGGCGTGACCGTCGCCGTGCTCACCACCGACGCGCACGGCCGCGACCCCCGCCACTCCGCCGCCGTCCGCGACGCGATCGTCGAGGGCCTGCGCGACGGCACCCTCGCCGCCCCCCACCACCGCACCCGGACCCCCGGCGTCGCCCTGGTCGGCGGCGGCCCCGGCGACCCGGACCTGATCACCGTCCGTGGCCGCCGCCTCCTCGCCGAGGCCGACGTCGTCATCGCGGACCGGCTCGGCCCGCGCGACCTGCTGGACGAACTCCCGCCGCACGTCGAGGTGATCGACGCCGCGAAGATCCCGTACGGCCGGTACATGGCCCAGGAGGCCATCAACAACGCCCTGATCGAGCACGCCAAGGCGGGCAAGGCCGTCGTGCGGCTCAAGGGCGGCGACCCGTTCGTCTTCGGACGCGGCATG
It encodes the following:
- the cobA gene encoding uroporphyrinogen-III C-methyltransferase; translation: MAEHADRPAYPVGLRLSGRRVVVVGGGQVAQRRLPALIAAGADIVLVSPAATPSVEAMADAGEIRWERRPYADGDLADTWYALIASDDTEANDAASAEAERTRTWCVRSDNADAATAWTPATGRSEGVTVAVLTTDAHGRDPRHSAAVRDAIVEGLRDGTLAAPHHRTRTPGVALVGGGPGDPDLITVRGRRLLAEADVVIADRLGPRDLLDELPPHVEVIDAAKIPYGRYMAQEAINNALIEHAKAGKAVVRLKGGDPFVFGRGMEEARALAAEGIACTVVPGISSSISVPGAAGIPVTHRGVAHEFTVVSGHVAPDDERSLVDWAALARLRGTLVLLMAVDKIGAIAGTLIAHGKSPDTPVALVQEGTTAAQRRVDATLATVGERAVAEDVRPPAVIVIGDVVGVGPEAAAATEK